AGCAACACCCGTTGATATCGCAAATCAATATGGCTATGCCGTCGGTTATGGGTTTCAACCGGAAGGCCTTGTCAATATCAGCGAAACAGGACAAATCCTTTATCAATTCCAAGACAAACAAAAGTGGTATCCTGCTTCAATGACGAAATTAATGACCATGTACCTCACATTAAAAGCAGTAAAATCTGGTACGTTAAATCTTAATGACACAGTTAAAATAACAAATACACATTATAGAATGTCTACGTTACCAGAATTAAGTAATACGAAGCTTTACCCAGGCGAAACATATACAATCGCAGAATTACTTCAAATTACAGTTTCCGCTTCGAGTAATGCCGCATCTTTAATATTGGCACAAAAAGTATCGGGTTCAACTTCTCAATTTGTAGATGATATGAATCAAACCGCAAAATCATTAGGCATGACACAAACCCATTATGTAAATCCAACAGGTGCCGAGAATTTTCGATTACAAGAGTTTGTGCCCGAAAAGTATAGCCACGAAACATCATCTATCTCATCCCCTCGTGACTATGCAATATTGGCTCAACATGCCGTGCAAGACACACCAAAGATTTTAGACTTTACGAAACAAATCGCACCTACCCAACATGGTGTTACATATTATACGTTCAATGACTTGCTTGAAGGTGGAGATATGAGTTTACCGGGGACAGATGGCCTCAAAACAGGGTCTAGTGATCTTGCAGATTATAATAATACGTTAACGACAAAACGTGGAAAGTTTCGTGTTTTTCACGTCATTATGGGTGCCGGAGATTATAAAAATTTAGGCGGTGAAAAAGAACGTAATATGATGAGCGCCAGCACAATCAACGCTACATTCAATCAATATGATTACCGTAAAATTTTATCCAAAGGTGAACATAAAATTAATGGAAAAACGTATTACGTTACAGAAGATTTATATGATGTTGTCCCAAAATCAATGACGAAACCTTATCAATTTGTCGTTGAACGTGGAGAAGTTCATCTTGATTATAAACGTCAATTTATTTCCAAAGCTTATGGTCCTCCTAAGGTAGAGGTAGAAAAGCCAATCGTTTATCAATCTAAATCATTCGTTGTAAGTTCTTGGAAAGATCATCCGTTATTAACCACTTTAGGATTTATATTTTTAATCGGCTTCTTATCCGTCATCATCTATTACATGTTATTCCTCACAATTAAGCGCCGTTAATTTAAAAAACAAGGGAAAGTCGCCAATGCAACTTTCCCTTATTTTGCGTCTTTCCCATACAATTCTTTTTTAATTTGTGTCGTTGAAATACCTTCCGTTCGTTTAAGATAAATCACTTCACATTTATCTTTGAGGAAGTCAAATTCTCCTTCCCAATCATGACCCATGACGAAAGTATCAATTTCGTATTTCTCAACATCAGATACTTTTTGACTCCAATCATGTTCTGGAATAACCAAATCTACATAACGAATCGATTCTAACATCATTTTACGTTGTTCAAAATTGTAGTAAGACTTTTTATTTTTAATACGATTAAACTCGTCGCTTGATAGTGCAACGACTAAATAATCTCCCATTTCTCTTGCACGGCGTAATAATTCGATATGACCGTAATGTAAAAGATCGTACGTTCCGTAAGTGATGACACGTTTCACATTTACGCCTCCTTAATATTTTTAATCTTGCCTTAACATATGGTAAAAGTATAGCATGCGTCTATGCGAGATACAATTTAAAATCCCTGAATCATCTGATAATCAATCCATACGCTTTGTTATCATATATATTTAAATTTTAGTAAGACGATCGACGTATATAGCGATTTGATTTAATGTAGATTGTTTGTTGTAAGTATGCCAATCTTCAAACAACGGCTTTAATTCAAGGCGTTTCAAACGTTGATAAATATCCGACTCACGATAGACTTTATAATCTGTTGGAATATCATAGAAATAATCGTTAAGTCCACGTGCTTGTTCATATTCTTGTTCATCATATACATAATAAAGTGTTGGTTTGTGAATTAAGCTTGCTTCAATAGGTAATGAGCTATAATCAGAAATAATAACATCTGCTAAAACGATTAATTCAAATACTGATAATCCATAATCATCTGCCAAAACTTTTACTGAAGGGTGATAGCGTGAAAGTAACGTATAGTCGGGTAACGCTAATTCGAATGCTTCTTTATTTAAAATACGATTTGTCATCCCTTCTTCACGGTACGTCGGCAAATATACAGCGATTTTCCCCTCCAAGCCATGTTTGGATTTTAATTCAGACTTAAGGACGTCTAAATCTACGGAAAAGTATCGTGAAAGCCTTGGCACCCCAAAATTGATTAACTGTTCATAATGCGCATTGAAAGCACCTTGAAAACATGAGGCCATGTGCTGGCACCCAACTAAATATTTATCGGTTGCACGATATACCTTTTCATATTGCCTGACGCTATTTTCATGATCATGATTTACAGCATGGTCTTCAAAGCCAAACTTTTTTAACGCCCCTGCTGCATGCCAAGTCTGAATCACTGTTTGACCTTTTTTCTTTTTAAAACCTGCCATAAAAAGGTGTAAATTATCGATAAAAATAACTTTCGCACTCGCCATCTTAAACAACAGCCTCAAAACATTAAATTGATGAAATTCATAACTTGAGACTTCTTTTATTTCTCTAATCAATTTGAGATGTTCTCGTTTAGCAAAAACGGTTACGCGAAACCCTCGTTCATTCAACTTTTTTATAATAGGATACATATCTTCCTTAAAATTCATGATAACTACGATATGATTGGCATCCACGCCACGTTTTTGAAAAAAGGTCATCAAAAACTTAATCATAATGATGTACATTTCTTTAAGCCAATATCGTACCATTACAAAACACCGCCTTATAAATGTTGTTGTTAAAAAAAGCTGGACCACTCACGCGCCAGCTTCATAAAGTATTAACAATGAATGACTGGTTAAACATGCATAATTGCATACTTCGCCCTGAACCACCATTGTCAGTAACGAATTTTCATATTGATTCGTTAACCGCTCACTCTGATCATTCTTTGTTTGTATTACATAAAATCTGCAAAGTGATCTCTGTAGCGCATATGCAACATCGACCCAATCACAAAGAAAACAACTGCAACAAAAACATTATATAAAGCAAGTTCCCAATGCGTAATAAAATACCATTCTTTAAACAATATCGCCGCACGATAACTTTCCGCAATAAAATAAATTGGATTAAACATCATTATCTTTTCTGGCAATGATCCTGGTTTAGGTACCCACAGAATCGGTGATGCGTAGAAAAGAACCCTTAATAACGCTTGCATCGCCATTTGCGTATCTCGCACAAGTACACCCAAAGTTGATGTTAACAACGAAATAGACATCGTTATAAAGTACGCTAACGGAATAAACAAGACTAACTGAATAATGTGAATTGAAGGAGGTAGTCCCACAATCGTACATAGTCCAACTATCGCCAACACAAGCACAAGATGACCGTATAATTTACTCGTTACAATATACGTTGGAATGATCGAAAGTGGAAAATTCATTTTTGCCACTTGTCCGTACTTCATCGTAATGGATTTCGTCCCTTCTAAAATCCCTTGGTTGATGAAGAACCACATGCTAATACCAACGAGTAGCCAATAGATAAACGGCACACCATCAATTGGATGGTTACTTCTAATTCCAAAACCAAATACAAACCAATATACCATAATTTGAATAACTGGGTTAATAATTTCCCATGCTAACCCAAGATAATTATTATGATTCGTAATTTTCAATTGGAACTGTGCTAAACGTTGTATGAGATAGAAGCTTCTCACGTGCTCTTTTAGCACGGTTAAAACAGATTTCATAACTGACCACGCTTTCACATGCGACAATTTATTGATATCTCGCAAACTAAAAATATCTCCCAATCTATTTAAAGTTTGACCGACTCGCGTCTATCGCATATCCTTTAATTGAAATAGTTCATTGCTTTAAGTAAAATTAATACATTGTATCCTTAAATAATTTACAATAGCTTTACAAAATTAACAACTACTTAGTAATATGATTATAATCTAAAGTGATTGATTGATGAAGTCAAAAACGAAAGATTTTAAAATCTGTAACTTCATTTGATACGATTATCATCTATAGAAACTTATCTATATAGATATAATTTACAACTCTACTACTACTCTACCACGTCTCATTAAATGAGGCACGAATGAAATCAAATCTTTAACGTATTACACGTTTTAAGTTAGGAATGTTGAACTATGAAGCCAACGGTAAACATTGAACATGTGACAAAAGAATACCGTATCTATCGTAATAATAAAGAACGAATCAAAGACGCGCTTTGGCCCAAACACAAAAACAAAACATTTTATGCATTGAAAGATGTTTCCATCCAAGCTTACCCTGGAGACGTCATTGGTCTTGTAGGGATTAACGGGTCTGGTAAATCGACGTTAA
The sequence above is a segment of the Staphylococcus hyicus genome. Coding sequences within it:
- the tarB gene encoding teichoic acid glycerol-phosphate primase TarB gives rise to the protein MVRYWLKEMYIIMIKFLMTFFQKRGVDANHIVVIMNFKEDMYPIIKKLNERGFRVTVFAKREHLKLIREIKEVSSYEFHQFNVLRLLFKMASAKVIFIDNLHLFMAGFKKKKGQTVIQTWHAAGALKKFGFEDHAVNHDHENSVRQYEKVYRATDKYLVGCQHMASCFQGAFNAHYEQLINFGVPRLSRYFSVDLDVLKSELKSKHGLEGKIAVYLPTYREEGMTNRILNKEAFELALPDYTLLSRYHPSVKVLADDYGLSVFELIVLADVIISDYSSLPIEASLIHKPTLYYVYDEQEYEQARGLNDYFYDIPTDYKVYRESDIYQRLKRLELKPLFEDWHTYNKQSTLNQIAIYVDRLTKI
- the tagD gene encoding glycerol-3-phosphate cytidylyltransferase; this encodes MKRVITYGTYDLLHYGHIELLRRAREMGDYLVVALSSDEFNRIKNKKSYYNFEQRKMMLESIRYVDLVIPEHDWSQKVSDVEKYEIDTFVMGHDWEGEFDFLKDKCEVIYLKRTEGISTTQIKKELYGKDAK
- a CDS encoding ABC transporter permease, coding for MKSVLTVLKEHVRSFYLIQRLAQFQLKITNHNNYLGLAWEIINPVIQIMVYWFVFGFGIRSNHPIDGVPFIYWLLVGISMWFFINQGILEGTKSITMKYGQVAKMNFPLSIIPTYIVTSKLYGHLVLVLAIVGLCTIVGLPPSIHIIQLVLFIPLAYFITMSISLLTSTLGVLVRDTQMAMQALLRVLFYASPILWVPKPGSLPEKIMMFNPIYFIAESYRAAILFKEWYFITHWELALYNVFVAVVFFVIGSMLHMRYRDHFADFM
- the pbp4 gene encoding penicillin-binding protein PBP4, whose protein sequence is MKKVILSILVVFFATTIITPFTKANTATPVDIANQYGYAVGYGFQPEGLVNISETGQILYQFQDKQKWYPASMTKLMTMYLTLKAVKSGTLNLNDTVKITNTHYRMSTLPELSNTKLYPGETYTIAELLQITVSASSNAASLILAQKVSGSTSQFVDDMNQTAKSLGMTQTHYVNPTGAENFRLQEFVPEKYSHETSSISSPRDYAILAQHAVQDTPKILDFTKQIAPTQHGVTYYTFNDLLEGGDMSLPGTDGLKTGSSDLADYNNTLTTKRGKFRVFHVIMGAGDYKNLGGEKERNMMSASTINATFNQYDYRKILSKGEHKINGKTYYVTEDLYDVVPKSMTKPYQFVVERGEVHLDYKRQFISKAYGPPKVEVEKPIVYQSKSFVVSSWKDHPLLTTLGFIFLIGFLSVIIYYMLFLTIKRR